The DNA segment GCTGGAACTCTACTGGTTTAATTttggatatttttaatcaacctgttcagacatgccATGACACACTTCTGgatcagatgggacttgaacccagcctTGTGGCCCAGAAACAGGGACAAACCACTGTATCACAAGAACCCTCAATGATTTAGGCTTACATTCTTTCCTTACCTAAAGCAGACACTATCACTTGAAAATGATCAGACACTGCAATCTATAAGCCTGAAAGAGGATATACTGATATCTGACAAGTTTGGTCAGCAACTAGTATATACTTAGAGCCTTTTATGTCCACAGCAGAAATCCAGTTTACTTTTTCTCCATGGTCAATACTGAGTTTTGGCAAAATGGAATTTGCTTTATTTTCTTTACAGATTTTTGCACCACGGTCACTTCTTCCAACCCCAAGGCCCTTCTTAAAAGTGGAGCTAGCTGATTTTTTCCCTAATGATTTTAAAGGACCTTTGACATCAGTTTTGATTTGCTCACTGACGTCCCATAGCATGACCTTTGCATCATTCCCTCCTGAAATCAGCCAATAtggatgagaaagagagttcAGAAAATGAACCTGggaaacacctaaactgtgaccACGGAACCCATATTCCAACTCAAATCTTGTTCCAGTCACTCTGAATAACCGTATCTTGCCATCTTCAGCCCCACAGGCAAATATGTTGCCACAACTGGCAACTGTTGTGAAGTGGGCCAGTGGTGGAT comes from the Chiloscyllium punctatum isolate Juve2018m chromosome 6, sChiPun1.3, whole genome shotgun sequence genome and includes:
- the wdr53 gene encoding WD repeat-containing protein 53 isoform X4, yielding MLWNLQKTRPLWTVNLQDLVQEEMEEMQQGAGCQLFNPPLAHFTTVASCGNIFACGAEDGKIRLFRVTGTRFELEYGFRGHSLGVSQVHFLNSLSHPYWLISGGNDAKVMLWDVSEQIKTDVKGPLKSLGKKSASSTFKKGLGVGRSDRGAKICKENKANSILPKLSIDHGEKVNWISAVDIKGSKYILVADQTCQISVYPLSGL